The DNA segment ATGACAACAAACACAAATCATCCCACGGTGCCAAAAACAATACACATGTTCATAGTTATGGTAACAAACAGACACAAATTTCCTACACATCAATTCAGGCAATCTCTCCATTTCTTCccatttctttccttcttttaattcCCACAATCTCATACTCCTTGAAATCCCATTCCTCCCAATACCACCCAACATATACAACTTTTTCCTATcactaacaccactaactagCCTCACAAACGTTAGTTCCCTCGGCATTTCAACGTTGAGATTCCCCCATTTGCCGGTTCCCAAGTCGAAACACACCACTGAAAATGGCTCCGGTGTGGTGAAACATAAAGACCCATCGTAGAACGCACCTTCTTGATGGAAATTTTCGAATAAAAGTGGTTGATAACCATCGTGTTCGGTCCAAGAATGGACCACCGAGTCGTACACGAAGGCTTGATTGGAAGAGAATTTGGTACAAAGGGTGAAGATTTTGTACCCTTTTGGGGTTGAAACTAGAGTGAGGAGCTCGAATGAAAATGGGAAAAAAGGGAGTTCAATAACCCTTGATGATTTGGCTAACATGTTACATACTAAAAAAGAACAACAGCTTGGTAGGGCAAAACATAAAAGACCATTAGACGATGAAATAAGATTGAATTGTGAAGAACCAAAAGGAGGAAACAAAGAGAAAGGTAGTGCTAAATCACGCCATGACCCAATAATGGTGTCGTACAAAGGGAAATGACTGTAAAACTGTTGGTGTGAAAGCAACAAAAATGAACATAAACCAGAACCAGAACCAGAACTGTGTTTGGTAATGAAAGTAGGAGAGAATACAAGGGAATTGAAATGCTTACACGTTGACCTTAAGCTCAAAAACGTTTTAAGAGGCAAAAAACACAGTATGTGTTCGAGTAGTTCTTGGGGTAACTTGCTCCATATTACAGGATCCATTGCTGTTGAGCTTGGTTTAGATT comes from the Gossypium hirsutum isolate 1008001.06 chromosome A06, Gossypium_hirsutum_v2.1, whole genome shotgun sequence genome and includes:
- the LOC107930552 gene encoding F-box/kelch-repeat protein At5g43190; this translates as MITKSSKSKPSSTAMDPVIWSKLPQELLEHILCFLPLKTFLSLRSTCKHFNSLVFSPTFITKHSSGSGSGLCSFLLLSHQQFYSHFPLYDTIIGSWRDLALPFSLFPPFGSSQFNLISSSNGLLCFALPSCCSFLVCNMLAKSSRVIELPFFPFSFELLTLVSTPKGYKIFTLCTKFSSNQAFVYDSVVHSWTEHDGYQPLLFENFHQEGAFYDGSLCFTTPEPFSVVCFDLGTGKWGNLNVEMPRELTFVRLVSGVSDRKKLYMLGGIGRNGISRSMRLWELKEGKKWEEMERLPELMCRKFVSVCYHNYEHVYCFWHRGMICVCCHTWPEILYYKVERRSWHWLPKCPWLPDKWSCGFRWFSFVPQLHALA